The Sorangiineae bacterium MSr11367 genome window below encodes:
- a CDS encoding agmatine deiminase family protein, with amino-acid sequence MATSIFGCSSQADEQVGPADRENRVTPSGPLPAWITKDERAMQHSLSLRDDERPGRAPSNGYRVPAEYEPVSAVLITWRDYTDVLGQVAVASAAAGADVFTVAGPSSIRGVPANRYRRLNYSSNSAWSRDYGPVGIDDASHTLGIVDTRYNGYASRPADDAMPCKLAGTLDAPCYTTNLVLDGGNYMTDGRGNVFLTNIVYEWNARWSHEAVDDALKRYLGAKTIHALDFAADAEGGPADGTGHIDMFAKLVGECKVIVAQTSDEPYKSATDKAAAYFRDLACGDGQYQVTRVKGWVSEGTWYTYTNSLIVNDTVIVPFYDDTDKNEEARRAYASAMPRHRVVGINSESTIHSGGSIHCLTHEIPAIR; translated from the coding sequence TTGGCAACATCCATCTTCGGCTGCTCCTCGCAGGCCGACGAGCAGGTCGGTCCTGCCGACCGTGAGAATCGCGTCACCCCTAGCGGTCCACTGCCGGCGTGGATCACCAAAGACGAGCGGGCGATGCAGCATTCCCTCTCGCTCCGTGACGACGAGCGGCCCGGCCGCGCCCCGTCCAACGGATACCGGGTGCCCGCCGAGTACGAGCCCGTAAGCGCCGTGCTCATCACGTGGCGCGATTACACCGACGTGCTCGGGCAGGTCGCCGTCGCGAGCGCGGCGGCGGGGGCCGATGTCTTCACCGTCGCCGGCCCCTCGTCGATCCGCGGTGTCCCCGCGAATCGGTACCGAAGGCTCAATTACTCGTCCAACAGCGCATGGTCCCGCGACTACGGCCCGGTCGGGATCGACGACGCATCGCACACGCTGGGCATCGTCGATACCCGCTACAACGGATACGCGTCCCGGCCCGCGGATGATGCCATGCCGTGCAAGCTCGCCGGTACGCTGGACGCACCGTGCTACACGACGAACCTCGTGCTCGACGGCGGCAACTACATGACCGACGGCCGAGGGAACGTCTTTCTCACCAACATCGTCTACGAGTGGAACGCCCGCTGGAGCCACGAGGCCGTCGACGACGCCCTCAAACGGTATCTCGGCGCGAAAACGATTCACGCGCTCGATTTCGCCGCGGATGCCGAAGGCGGCCCCGCAGATGGCACGGGCCATATCGACATGTTCGCCAAACTCGTGGGCGAGTGCAAAGTCATCGTCGCCCAGACCTCGGACGAGCCTTACAAGTCGGCGACCGACAAGGCCGCCGCGTATTTCCGCGACCTAGCCTGCGGCGATGGCCAATACCAAGTTACGCGGGTCAAAGGTTGGGTGAGCGAGGGCACGTGGTACACGTACACGAACTCGCTCATCGTCAATGATACGGTCATCGTTCCTTTTTACGACGACACCGACAAGAACGAAGAGGCGCGACGCGCCTACGCATCCGCGATGCCGCGCCATCGGGTCGTCGGAATCAACAGTGAGTCGACCATCCATTCCGGTGGTTCGATTCACTGCCTTACCCACGAGATTCCGGCCATTCGCTGA
- a CDS encoding SMI1/KNR4 family protein: protein MTALSHLEIRLIDNFDDEAAWAMYAGELAARGDVRAKLIAGSGDAEAIFQANAADWLNVPNFDPADRDPGLYFEWKYGFVLRVVVDLRPHVLKWPPLREMFRAFLDGAAAHLLRRVEFRRLEQNTEGDDYVEQLAARGRPSLRELVLRNVCALHPLDLPSLRELSVHSESLSATAMRHLSQSHMPELERLRMTFGNSDALPPKQRPTAENVAAALGNLGHLRELTLHQLSFGDELLARIPETAAATHLEVLDLSSVELTPRGAGALGANASGLPRLRALALDSPTLSAIPASAFGALETKVTISRPSSERVARYTIALAAEHVAARTKGNGGATQESVRAALRIQQWAHFQFSDELADAGTWNTAAGLEILLWSLGMANLDESIDRLPMERSPQSFIRAAQLRDRAELEALHRQTADDVWTGWCAFENVSRLRERLRALGWILGAAKTWDAVPVHVGRHKLPAAEAASSKLSTRVQRAWNKLKKRFRHRLPEGVSEASVDAAEREIGFRLPADLRTSFLLHGAGSYPLYEGIGANGGAKLLSLREALSCWRLYDDAIDKKKPPKEFGPPDSSLRTMHRASWRRAWLPVTDDPNDSDFHAVDLEPAADGSKGQVFFWSHELGGPECVMNPSFVDWLEWATTAEAFDPGD from the coding sequence ATGACCGCCCTATCGCATTTGGAAATTCGGCTCATTGACAACTTCGACGACGAGGCCGCATGGGCCATGTACGCGGGCGAACTCGCGGCGCGGGGCGATGTCCGGGCCAAGCTCATTGCGGGATCCGGCGATGCGGAGGCCATCTTCCAGGCGAATGCAGCCGATTGGTTGAATGTGCCCAATTTCGACCCCGCCGACCGCGATCCGGGCCTCTACTTCGAATGGAAGTACGGTTTCGTCCTTCGCGTCGTCGTCGACCTGCGCCCGCACGTGCTGAAGTGGCCGCCACTCCGAGAAATGTTCCGGGCCTTTCTCGACGGTGCGGCCGCACACCTTTTGCGGCGCGTCGAGTTCCGTCGCCTGGAGCAAAACACCGAAGGGGACGACTACGTCGAGCAGCTGGCGGCTCGTGGGCGGCCATCGCTTCGCGAGCTCGTATTGAGGAACGTATGCGCCCTTCACCCTCTCGACCTTCCGAGCTTGCGGGAGCTCTCGGTGCATTCGGAGAGCTTGAGCGCGACGGCGATGCGCCATCTGTCCCAAAGCCACATGCCCGAGCTCGAGCGTCTTCGGATGACATTTGGCAATTCCGACGCGCTACCACCGAAGCAGCGCCCCACCGCCGAAAACGTGGCGGCCGCACTCGGAAACCTCGGTCATCTCCGGGAGCTGACGCTTCACCAGCTCTCGTTTGGCGACGAGCTTCTCGCGCGTATTCCCGAGACGGCAGCCGCAACGCATCTGGAGGTGCTCGATCTATCGTCCGTGGAACTGACGCCTCGTGGTGCCGGCGCGCTTGGGGCGAATGCATCCGGGCTACCGCGTCTGCGAGCACTCGCTCTCGACTCGCCCACGCTCTCTGCGATCCCTGCCTCCGCATTCGGTGCCCTCGAGACCAAGGTCACCATCTCGCGTCCCAGCTCCGAACGCGTCGCGCGCTACACGATTGCCTTGGCCGCCGAGCACGTGGCCGCACGCACCAAGGGGAATGGCGGCGCCACGCAAGAGTCCGTCCGTGCGGCGCTGCGCATTCAGCAGTGGGCACACTTCCAGTTCTCCGACGAATTGGCCGACGCCGGAACGTGGAATACGGCTGCCGGACTCGAGATCTTGTTGTGGTCACTCGGAATGGCCAACCTCGATGAATCCATCGATCGGCTGCCGATGGAACGAAGCCCTCAGAGCTTCATCCGCGCGGCGCAGCTCCGAGATCGCGCAGAGCTCGAAGCTTTGCACCGCCAGACGGCGGACGATGTATGGACAGGGTGGTGCGCATTCGAAAACGTATCTCGGCTGCGTGAGCGCTTGCGCGCCCTGGGGTGGATTCTCGGCGCCGCCAAAACGTGGGACGCCGTCCCGGTCCACGTGGGGCGCCACAAACTCCCGGCCGCCGAAGCCGCGTCCTCGAAGCTGTCGACCCGAGTCCAACGCGCATGGAACAAACTGAAAAAGCGATTCCGGCACCGCCTTCCCGAGGGCGTCTCCGAGGCGAGCGTGGATGCGGCCGAACGAGAAATCGGTTTTCGGCTTCCCGCCGATCTGCGCACCTCGTTCCTGCTCCACGGTGCCGGTTCCTATCCTCTCTACGAAGGAATCGGTGCGAATGGCGGAGCCAAGCTTCTCTCCCTCCGAGAGGCTCTGAGCTGCTGGCGCCTTTACGACGACGCGATCGACAAGAAGAAGCCGCCGAAAGAATTCGGGCCGCCCGATTCATCGCTTCGGACGATGCATCGTGCAAGCTGGCGGCGCGCCTGGCTCCCCGTCACCGACGACCCGAACGACAGCGACTTTCATGCAGTCGATCTGGAGCCGGCGGCCGATGGCTCGAAGGGCCAAGTGTTCTTTTGGTCCCACGAGCTGGGGGGCCCCGAGTGCGTCATGAATCCCAGCTTCGTCGACTGGCTCGAATGGGCCACCACCGCCGAGGCATTCGATCCCGGCGACTAG
- a CDS encoding A24 family peptidase, translated as MSIGLAVFAVVLALVAVVFERRTGHIPNYLTLPMIPLGVLSGCLDGAWEAHGIGLVLGVVFGLIVYFQGGSGGGAVKLFAAVSGFLGGDRTMSAIIVLAGLSVIGRGVERLRRDPIELPGSPLIAGASVIAIVYRYFAP; from the coding sequence ATGTCGATTGGTTTGGCGGTATTTGCTGTTGTGCTGGCCCTCGTGGCCGTGGTGTTCGAACGTCGGACGGGCCACATTCCGAACTACCTCACACTGCCGATGATCCCTCTGGGCGTCCTTTCCGGATGCCTCGATGGTGCCTGGGAAGCTCACGGAATCGGACTGGTGCTCGGTGTCGTCTTCGGGCTGATTGTGTACTTCCAAGGGGGCAGCGGGGGCGGGGCCGTCAAACTCTTTGCGGCTGTCTCCGGGTTCCTCGGTGGCGACCGAACCATGTCGGCCATCATCGTCCTTGCCGGGCTCTCGGTGATTGGGCGCGGGGTCGAGCGCCTACGACGGGATCCCATCGAACTCCCGGGCAGCCCGCTCATCGCGGGTGCGAGCGTCATCGCCATCGTATACCGCTATTTTGCACCCTAG
- a CDS encoding alpha/beta hydrolase has protein sequence MLLFNLGGPGGPGLIAPALFPRLLPASVLDRFDLIGFDPRGIGRSTPVSCGLTEQQRQDFTKIIPYPAPDGDISDNVEYATAVADACGRTSRGLMPYITTANTARDMDAIRVALGERQISYLGYSYGTYLGAVYASLFPEKSGRMVLDSVIHPGRIWRDTLRAWGPAIEVRLKDFYRWAAARDDVYHLGATAEAVRQRYFQLVDKLDANPIPTSNGPLDGNLFREMNRGAMYSDASFPEMAEVYRSASESFTASVTLSPDARALFPEVPADNSPISTFAVFCDDAAWPRSVLRYQLDVAVDRVASPGSGGMSGNIWPCAAWPFAPRERPIPIGQRGPANVLLVQGLRDPATPHDGAEAMRTAFGHRARLVSVDAGGHAISYGLNRNDNHCADERVTAFLITGRLPDLDVSCAAESSSPAVQTMAAEPAVEGALRELRRRMRRGI, from the coding sequence GTGCTCCTTTTCAACCTCGGCGGACCTGGTGGCCCGGGGTTGATCGCGCCGGCTTTGTTTCCAAGGCTGTTGCCGGCCAGCGTCTTGGATCGGTTCGATCTCATTGGGTTCGATCCGCGCGGAATCGGTCGCAGCACCCCCGTCTCGTGCGGGCTGACCGAGCAACAGCGTCAAGACTTCACGAAGATCATTCCCTATCCGGCACCGGACGGCGATATCTCGGACAACGTCGAATACGCCACCGCCGTGGCCGACGCGTGTGGCCGTACCTCCCGCGGGTTGATGCCGTACATCACGACGGCCAACACCGCGCGCGACATGGATGCCATTCGGGTCGCGCTCGGTGAGCGCCAAATATCGTACCTCGGTTATTCCTATGGAACGTACCTCGGGGCGGTCTATGCGAGCCTATTTCCCGAGAAGAGCGGGCGCATGGTGCTCGACAGCGTCATTCACCCTGGCCGCATTTGGCGGGACACGCTGCGCGCATGGGGCCCCGCCATCGAGGTTCGTCTGAAGGATTTCTACCGCTGGGCCGCAGCACGCGACGACGTCTACCACCTTGGTGCCACCGCCGAGGCCGTTCGGCAACGCTATTTCCAACTCGTGGATAAGTTGGACGCGAATCCGATCCCGACATCGAATGGCCCATTGGACGGAAATCTATTTCGCGAAATGAACCGCGGGGCCATGTACTCCGATGCTTCCTTCCCGGAAATGGCCGAGGTGTATCGGTCGGCGTCCGAGTCGTTCACCGCGAGTGTGACCCTTTCACCCGACGCCCGCGCCCTCTTTCCGGAGGTGCCCGCGGACAACTCGCCCATTTCCACGTTCGCCGTATTCTGCGATGACGCCGCGTGGCCGCGATCGGTCCTTCGTTACCAGCTCGACGTGGCCGTCGATCGCGTGGCATCGCCGGGCTCCGGCGGCATGTCTGGGAACATATGGCCCTGCGCCGCATGGCCTTTTGCACCGCGTGAACGCCCCATTCCGATCGGCCAGCGCGGACCGGCCAATGTGCTCCTCGTCCAGGGGCTTCGCGATCCGGCCACGCCCCACGACGGCGCGGAAGCCATGCGTACGGCCTTTGGCCACCGCGCGCGCTTGGTGAGCGTGGACGCCGGAGGCCACGCCATCTCCTACGGTCTCAACCGCAACGACAACCATTGCGCCGACGAGCGGGTTACGGCATTCCTGATCACCGGGCGACTCCCCGACCTGGATGTCTCCTGCGCGGCGGAGTCATCGTCACCTGCGGTGCAGACCATGGCCGCCGAGCCCGCCGTCGAGGGCGCGCTCCGCGAGCTACGTCGGAGAATGCGTCGCGGCATTTGA
- a CDS encoding 4-oxalocrotonate tautomerase family protein: MPIVTIQVTREGTSPDRDSVTAEEKAALIKGASELLLHVLKKPLEATFVVIEEVDTDNWGWGGLPALEYRRQRAAAKEASNAATHSPT; the protein is encoded by the coding sequence ATGCCCATCGTCACCATCCAGGTCACCCGCGAGGGAACCTCGCCCGATCGCGACTCCGTCACCGCCGAGGAGAAAGCGGCCCTCATCAAAGGTGCCAGCGAGTTGCTTCTCCATGTGCTGAAGAAGCCACTCGAGGCGACGTTCGTGGTCATCGAGGAAGTCGATACCGACAATTGGGGCTGGGGCGGGCTGCCCGCGCTGGAGTACCGGCGCCAGCGAGCCGCTGCGAAGGAAGCCTCAAATGCCGCGACGCATTCTCCGACGTAG
- a CDS encoding SDR family oxidoreductase has product MSNERKVVIITGASQGIGASLVRAYRDRNYRVVATSRSVKPSTDANILAVPGDISDPRTAERVVREGLERFGRIDSLVNNAGVFLAKPFIEFTQEDYAHNLGTNVAGFFHITQRAAAEMLKQGSGHIVNITTSLVDQPMAGVPSALASLTKGGLNSVTKSLAIEFAKTGVRVNAVSPGIIKTPMHPEETHAALATLHPVGRMGDVRDIVDAVLYLETAYFVTGEILHVDGGQNAGRW; this is encoded by the coding sequence ATGAGCAACGAACGAAAGGTCGTCATCATCACCGGCGCTTCCCAGGGCATTGGCGCCAGCTTGGTTCGCGCATACCGCGATCGGAATTACCGCGTGGTCGCCACGTCCCGCTCCGTCAAGCCGAGCACCGACGCGAACATTCTCGCCGTCCCCGGCGATATCAGCGATCCCAGGACCGCCGAACGGGTCGTTCGCGAGGGCCTCGAGCGCTTTGGCCGCATCGACTCGCTGGTCAACAACGCGGGCGTCTTTCTCGCCAAGCCGTTCATCGAGTTCACCCAAGAGGACTATGCGCACAACTTGGGGACCAACGTGGCCGGCTTCTTCCACATCACCCAGCGCGCCGCGGCGGAGATGTTGAAACAAGGCTCCGGCCACATCGTCAACATCACCACGAGCCTCGTGGACCAACCGATGGCGGGCGTGCCCTCCGCCCTCGCTTCATTGACGAAGGGCGGCTTGAACTCCGTCACGAAGTCCCTAGCCATCGAATTCGCGAAGACCGGCGTCCGTGTCAATGCCGTCTCGCCGGGCATCATCAAGACGCCGATGCATCCCGAGGAAACCCATGCGGCATTGGCGACATTGCATCCCGTGGGCCGCATGGGCGACGTTCGTGACATCGTCGACGCGGTCCTCTACCTGGAGACGGCGTACTTCGTGACCGGAGAAATCCTTCACGTAGACGGCGGGCAGAACGCCGGTCGCTGGTAA
- a CDS encoding LysR family transcriptional regulator — MDRIDAMRIFIAALDEGSLAGAARRLKRSPTAVSRALALLEAHVGVELLHRTTRSLKLSEAGERYAVACRRVLIDLEEADMLAAGERSAPRGMLTISAPPISGEEVLQPILEDFLDRHPTVSVRLLLLDRTVNLVDEGVDIALRVAHLPDSSLIALQLGGDVRRVVVASPRYLASHPRIKEPADLAKHQIVAFANFGLDSWTFTPAKGASIPRSVSFVPRFIVNTVRAAAASAMAGRGLTRLYSYHVAKHVKEGRLKIVLANAEHRPLPVYLLAPQGRMSVPKVRAFVDFALPRLRAAFTRMAGEAAGLG; from the coding sequence ATGGATCGCATCGACGCAATGAGGATCTTCATCGCAGCCCTCGACGAGGGCAGCTTGGCGGGGGCCGCGCGCCGACTCAAACGGTCACCGACGGCGGTCAGCCGTGCGCTGGCCCTGTTGGAGGCCCACGTCGGGGTGGAATTGCTGCACCGGACGACGCGGTCGCTCAAGTTGAGCGAGGCCGGCGAGCGCTATGCGGTGGCGTGCCGGCGGGTCCTGATCGATCTGGAGGAGGCCGATATGCTCGCCGCCGGCGAACGCTCGGCGCCCCGTGGCATGCTGACCATTTCCGCACCGCCCATCAGCGGTGAAGAGGTATTGCAGCCCATTCTGGAAGACTTTCTCGACCGCCATCCGACGGTTTCGGTTCGACTTCTGCTCTTGGATCGCACCGTCAACCTCGTCGACGAAGGCGTCGACATCGCCCTGCGCGTCGCGCACCTCCCGGATTCGTCCCTCATCGCACTCCAACTCGGCGGCGACGTGCGGCGCGTCGTCGTCGCCTCGCCCCGATACCTCGCCAGTCACCCGCGTATCAAGGAACCTGCGGACCTCGCAAAACACCAGATTGTCGCCTTTGCCAATTTCGGTCTCGACTCCTGGACATTCACCCCCGCCAAAGGCGCGTCCATTCCCCGCAGCGTTTCGTTCGTTCCGCGATTCATCGTGAACACCGTCCGTGCGGCCGCCGCGTCGGCGATGGCGGGCCGAGGACTGACGCGGCTGTATTCGTATCATGTCGCCAAACACGTGAAGGAAGGCCGATTGAAGATCGTCCTGGCCAACGCGGAGCATCGGCCATTGCCGGTGTACCTGCTCGCCCCCCAAGGGCGCATGTCGGTCCCCAAGGTTCGAGCCTTCGTGGACTTTGCGCTGCCCCGACTGCGTGCCGCGTTCACGCGCATGGCCGGAGAAGCCGCGGGTCTCGGCTGA